In one Balaenoptera musculus isolate JJ_BM4_2016_0621 chromosome 20, mBalMus1.pri.v3, whole genome shotgun sequence genomic region, the following are encoded:
- the CALCOCO2 gene encoding calcium-binding and coiled-coil domain-containing protein 2, translating into MEETIEDPPTSAVLLDHCHFSQVIFNSVEKFYVPGGDITCYYTLTQHFIPRRKDWIGIFRVGWKTTREYYTFMWVTLPVDLNSKPAKQQEVQFKAYYLPKDDEYYQFCYVDQDGVVRGASIPFQFRPENEEDILVVTTQGEVEEIEQHNKELCKENKQLKDSCVGLQKQNSDTQAELQRKQEELETLKSINKKLEQTMKEQKDCWETELLQLKEQNQKMSSENEKMGVRVDQLQAQLSTQEKEMEKLVQGVQDKTEQLEHLKKENGQLFLSLTEQREHQKELEWTVEEMKQKETTAAKKQQELTDQNFDLSKRLSENKIMYNVLQKEKERMEEENDLLKMENSTLLSYMGLNYDSLPYQAPTSNQGAARQNPGLVYGNPYSGIQESSAPSLLSIKKCPTCKSDFPDDLFDHTLEQHMQTLSLNCPICDKAFPAKEKQIFEDHVFCHTL; encoded by the exons ATGGAAGAGACAATAGAAGATCCCCCCACATCAGCTGTCTTGCTGGACCATTGTCATTTCTCTCAGGTCATCTTTAACAGTGTGGAGAAGTTCTACGTCCCTGGAGGGGACATCACATGCTATTACACCCTCACCCAGCATTTCATTCCCCGTCGAAAGGATTGGATTGGCATCTTCAGA GTGGGATGGAAGACAACCCGTGAGTACTACACCTTCATGTGGGTTACTTTGCCCGTTGACCTAAACAGCAAACCTGCCAAACAGCAGGAGGTCCAGTTCAAAG CTTATTACCTGCCCAAGGATGATGAGTATTACCAGTTCTGCTATGTGGATCAGGATGGTGTGGTCCGGGGGGCAAGTATCCCTTTCCAGTTCCGTCCAGAAAATGAGGAGGACATCCTGGTTGTTACCACTCAG GGCGAGGTGGAAGAGATTGAGCAGCACAACAAGGAGCTCTGCAAAGAAAACAAGCAGCTGAAGGACAGCTGTGTCGGCCTCCAGAAGCAGAACTCAGACACGCAGGCCGAGCTCCAAAGGAAGCAG GAGGAGCTAGAAACCCTAAAGAGCATCAATAAGAAATTGGAACAGACGATGAAAGAGCAGAAGGACTGTTGGGAGACAGAGCTTCTTCA GCTGAAAGAACAAAACCAGAAGATGTCCTCAGAAAATGAGAAGATGGGAGTCAGAGTGGATCAGCTTCAG GCCCAGCTGTCAactcaagagaaagaaatggagaagctTGTTCAGGGAGTTCAAGATAAAACAGAGCAGTTGGAGCacctgaaaaaggaaaatggccaGCTGTTTCTCAGTTTAACTGAACAG AGGGAACATCAGAAGGAGCTCGAATGGACAGTGGAGGAGATGAAGCAGAAAGAAACTACTGCAGCGAAGAAACAACAGGAGTTAACG gacCAGAACTTTGACTTGTCAAAAAGACTGAGTGAGAACAAGATTATGTATAATGTtctgcagaaagagaaagagagaatggaagaagaaaatgat CTTTTGAAGATGGAGAACAGCACACTGCTGAGTTACATGGGTCTGAATTATGACTCTTTGCCTTATCAAGCGCCTACTTCGAATCAAGGAGCTGCAAGACAAAACCCAGGACTTGTCTACGGAAACCCATATTCCG GTATCCAAGAAAGTTCTGCCCCCAGCCTG CTCTCCATCAAGAAATGCCCCACCTGCAAATCAGACTTTCCTGATGACTTGTTTGATCACACCTTGGAGCAGCACATGCAGACCCTTAGTTTGAATTGTCCAATTTGTGACAAGGCCTTCCCAGCAAAAGAGAAGCAGATCTTTGAAGACCATGTGTTCTGCCACACTCTCTAA